A genomic window from Agrobacterium tumefaciens includes:
- a CDS encoding NRAMP family divalent metal transporter produces MEQKKLTPTADLKMSKRASLLGAIFLMATSAIGPGFITQTATFTTQLGAAFAFGILASILIDFVVQLNIWRIVTLTRMRASDIANAAIPGAGYLLAILVIIGGLFFNIGNIGGTGLGLNAIFGLDPKIGGAISAIFSIAIFVSKRAGLAVDRFIIFAGILMIVLTLYVAFVSAPPVGDAFRQTFLPDTINFATITTIVGGTVGGYITYSGAHRLLDRGMVGIENLPAVNRAALTGIAVTGIMRYVLFLAILGVVASGVVIDTSGQAANPAAQAFRSAAGDLGFRLFGIIFWAAAITSVIGAAYTSVSFLPVFKQDMSERARNMATVVFIAVSLVCYLLITTPPAAMLVFVGGLNGLILPIGLSIFLFAAWKREDLMGGHRYSRILLGLGVLTCALTWYMGYKSAGTIFGLLGL; encoded by the coding sequence ATGGAGCAGAAAAAGCTCACCCCGACTGCCGATCTCAAAATGTCAAAACGCGCATCTCTTCTGGGAGCGATCTTCCTGATGGCGACATCCGCCATCGGTCCGGGATTCATCACCCAGACGGCGACATTCACCACCCAGCTTGGCGCAGCCTTTGCCTTCGGCATTCTCGCCTCCATCCTCATCGACTTCGTCGTGCAGTTGAATATCTGGCGTATCGTGACGTTAACGCGCATGCGCGCTTCCGACATTGCAAATGCTGCCATTCCGGGCGCAGGTTACCTGCTCGCCATTCTCGTCATCATCGGCGGTCTGTTCTTCAATATCGGCAATATCGGCGGCACCGGTCTCGGCCTGAACGCCATTTTCGGGCTGGACCCGAAAATCGGCGGTGCGATCAGCGCGATATTCTCCATCGCCATCTTCGTTTCCAAGCGCGCGGGTCTTGCCGTTGACCGGTTCATCATTTTCGCCGGCATCCTGATGATCGTGCTGACGCTTTATGTGGCATTCGTCTCCGCGCCGCCGGTGGGCGACGCCTTCCGCCAGACCTTCCTGCCGGATACCATCAATTTCGCGACCATCACAACCATCGTCGGCGGCACCGTCGGCGGCTACATCACCTATTCCGGCGCGCACCGCCTGCTGGACCGGGGCATGGTCGGTATTGAAAACCTGCCCGCCGTCAACCGCGCCGCGCTCACCGGCATCGCCGTCACCGGCATCATGCGTTACGTGCTGTTTCTTGCCATTCTCGGCGTCGTCGCCAGCGGCGTCGTCATCGATACGTCGGGCCAGGCCGCCAATCCCGCCGCACAGGCCTTCCGTTCGGCCGCGGGCGATCTCGGCTTCCGGCTCTTCGGCATCATCTTCTGGGCAGCGGCCATCACCAGCGTCATCGGCGCAGCCTATACGTCCGTCTCGTTCCTGCCCGTCTTCAAACAGGATATGAGCGAGCGCGCCCGCAATATGGCGACGGTCGTTTTCATCGCCGTCTCGCTCGTCTGCTACCTGCTGATCACGACGCCGCCCGCGGCCATGCTGGTCTTCGTCGGCGGCCTCAACGGTCTTATCCTGCCCATCGGCCTCAGCATTTTCCTGTTCGCCGCATGGAAACGCGAAGACCTGATGGGTGGCCATCGCTACTCGCGCATTCTGCTCGGGCTTGGCGTTCTGACTTGCGCATTGACATGGTACATGGGCTACAAGTCCGCCGGCACCATCTTCGGCCTGCTCGGCCTGTAA
- a CDS encoding GntR family transcriptional regulator: MTETIEGLPLADRLAKGIRTLLISGELMPGQRLSEAAFSERFDVSRNSLREAFRLLTKDGLLRHEANRGVFVAVPTMASVIDIYRVRRMVECGALRQAWHKHPAIRVMRAAVEDAKVKRDQADWLGVGSANMKFHAAVVDLLDSVRLSDFYERIAAELRLCFGLLKDPEQLHSPFVDMNSKILSLMEEGKAADAGNEMEIYLNLSERTVLKALERAVEHAS, from the coding sequence ATGACGGAAACGATAGAGGGTCTGCCGCTTGCGGATCGATTGGCGAAGGGTATCCGCACCCTGTTGATCTCCGGCGAGTTGATGCCGGGACAGCGCCTTTCAGAGGCAGCCTTTAGCGAACGTTTCGACGTCTCCCGCAATTCGCTGCGCGAAGCCTTCCGTCTTCTGACGAAGGACGGCCTGTTGCGCCACGAGGCCAATCGCGGTGTGTTTGTCGCCGTTCCGACCATGGCTTCCGTGATCGATATTTATAGGGTGCGGCGCATGGTTGAGTGCGGTGCGCTGCGCCAGGCCTGGCACAAGCACCCTGCCATCAGGGTCATGCGGGCGGCGGTCGAGGATGCCAAGGTCAAGCGCGATCAGGCCGACTGGCTGGGTGTGGGCAGCGCCAACATGAAGTTCCATGCCGCTGTCGTCGATCTCCTCGACAGCGTCCGTCTCAGCGATTTTTATGAGCGCATCGCCGCTGAACTCAGGCTTTGCTTCGGCTTGCTGAAAGATCCAGAACAGCTTCATTCGCCCTTCGTGGATATGAACAGCAAGATTCTATCGTTGATGGAAGAGGGCAAAGCGGCCGACGCCGGCAACGAGATGGAAATCTATCTCAATCTCTCCGAGCGTACGGTTTTGAAGGCGCTCGAACGCGCCGTCGAACACGCATCCTGA
- the ntrB gene encoding nitrate ABC transporter permease: protein MSALARKFKEEPQQPAAQKANVVALSPKHPSRIDLRKWGAAAARNTIPPLLVLAVLLGVWQLLCSAPGSSLPPPSQVFEESYDLIVSPFFQNGSQDIGLGLRVLVSLERVAYGFGLAAIAGIILGAVIGQSVWAMRGLDPIFQVLRTVPPLAWLPLSLAAFQDSNPSAIFVIFITSIWPVIINTAVGVRNIPQDYRNVAQVLRLNQLEFFFKIMLPSAAPYIFTGLRIGVGLSWLAIVAAEMLTGGVGIGFFIWDAWNSSRLPDIIVALVYIGVVGFVLDKLVAALGKVITRGAAAN, encoded by the coding sequence ATGTCCGCATTGGCCCGAAAATTCAAGGAAGAGCCGCAGCAGCCGGCAGCGCAAAAGGCAAACGTCGTGGCACTTTCGCCCAAACATCCGTCGCGGATCGATTTGCGCAAATGGGGTGCTGCAGCGGCCCGTAACACCATACCGCCGCTTCTTGTCCTCGCTGTGCTGCTCGGCGTCTGGCAGCTGCTCTGTTCCGCCCCTGGTTCATCTTTGCCGCCGCCGAGCCAGGTCTTCGAGGAGAGTTACGATCTCATCGTATCGCCGTTTTTCCAGAATGGCTCGCAGGATATCGGCCTCGGGCTGCGTGTTCTGGTCTCGCTGGAGCGTGTGGCTTACGGTTTCGGCCTTGCTGCCATTGCCGGCATCATCCTCGGCGCTGTCATCGGCCAGTCGGTCTGGGCGATGCGCGGCCTTGACCCGATCTTTCAGGTGCTGCGCACGGTGCCGCCGCTTGCCTGGCTGCCGCTTTCGCTGGCCGCCTTTCAGGACAGCAACCCGTCGGCCATCTTCGTGATCTTCATCACCTCCATCTGGCCGGTCATCATCAATACGGCGGTCGGCGTGCGCAATATTCCGCAGGATTACCGTAACGTCGCGCAGGTGCTGCGGCTCAACCAGCTCGAATTTTTCTTCAAGATCATGCTGCCATCGGCAGCACCCTACATCTTCACCGGCCTGCGCATCGGTGTCGGCCTTTCCTGGCTCGCGATCGTTGCTGCGGAAATGCTGACCGGCGGCGTCGGCATCGGTTTCTTCATCTGGGATGCGTGGAACTCGTCGCGCCTGCCCGACATCATCGTGGCGCTTGTCTACATCGGCGTGGTCGGCTTCGTGCTCGACAAGCTGGTGGCGGCGCTCGGCAAGGTCATCACCCGCGGCGCTGCGGCGAACTGA
- a CDS encoding ABC transporter ATP-binding protein → MNAYLKLDHIDKYFDKGGSRAEVLKGINLTIEKGEFVSVIGHSGCGKSTMLNLIAGLTKVSAGAVLLENREVNEPGPERAVVFQNHSLLPWLSVYENVNLAVEKVFSRTKTRAERHDWVMRNLDLVQMAHARDKKPAEISGGMKQRVGIARALAMEPKILLLDEPFGALDALTRAHLQDAVMEIHARLGNTMVMITHDVDEAVLLSDRIVMMTNGPAAHIGEVLEVPLARPRHRIELASDKTYLKCREAVLKFLYERHRFVEAAE, encoded by the coding sequence ATGAACGCTTATCTGAAGCTCGATCATATCGACAAATATTTCGACAAGGGCGGTTCGCGTGCAGAGGTGCTGAAAGGCATCAACCTCACCATCGAAAAAGGCGAATTCGTCTCCGTCATCGGTCATTCCGGCTGCGGCAAGTCCACCATGCTCAATCTCATTGCCGGACTGACGAAAGTGTCTGCCGGTGCCGTTCTGCTCGAAAACCGCGAGGTGAACGAGCCGGGTCCGGAGCGCGCCGTCGTGTTCCAGAACCACAGCCTGCTGCCCTGGCTTTCGGTCTATGAAAACGTCAATCTCGCTGTGGAGAAGGTGTTCAGCAGGACAAAAACCCGGGCCGAGCGGCATGACTGGGTCATGCGCAATCTCGATCTCGTGCAGATGGCGCATGCCAGGGACAAGAAGCCCGCGGAAATTTCCGGTGGCATGAAACAGCGTGTCGGTATTGCCCGGGCGCTCGCCATGGAGCCGAAAATCCTGCTGCTGGACGAGCCCTTCGGTGCGCTCGACGCGCTGACACGCGCGCATCTTCAGGATGCGGTGATGGAAATCCACGCCCGGTTGGGCAACACCATGGTCATGATCACCCATGATGTCGACGAAGCGGTGCTACTGTCGGATCGTATCGTGATGATGACCAACGGTCCGGCCGCCCATATCGGCGAAGTGCTCGAGGTGCCGCTGGCACGCCCACGCCACCGCATCGAGCTCGCATCCGACAAGACCTATCTCAAATGCCGCGAAGCCGTGCTGAAGTTCCTCTACGAACGTCACCGCTTCGTCGAAGCTGCGGAGTAA
- a CDS encoding ANTAR domain-containing response regulator, with product MTLRDLTILVLDENAIRASIIEEGLREAGYHRVTVIHEVNGVARTIETLQPDVIFIDLENPNRDMMEHLFQLTRTVGRPIAMFVDRSDTASIEAAVEAGVSAYVVDGLKKERVKPILDMAVSRFNAFSRLQRELADARSALEERKVIERAKGILMKMRGLSEEEAFALLRQTAMNEKKKISEIAQSVVTAAGLLM from the coding sequence ATGACGCTTCGCGACCTCACCATTCTTGTCTTAGACGAAAACGCGATCCGCGCTTCCATCATCGAGGAGGGGCTGCGCGAGGCTGGCTATCATCGCGTCACGGTCATCCATGAGGTGAACGGGGTGGCGCGCACCATCGAGACGCTGCAGCCCGATGTCATCTTCATCGATCTTGAAAATCCCAACCGCGACATGATGGAGCATCTGTTCCAGCTCACCCGCACGGTCGGCCGGCCGATCGCCATGTTCGTCGATCGTTCCGACACCGCTTCCATCGAAGCGGCCGTCGAGGCGGGGGTTTCCGCCTATGTGGTCGATGGGCTGAAGAAAGAACGGGTCAAACCCATTCTCGATATGGCGGTCAGCCGCTTTAATGCTTTCAGCCGTCTGCAACGGGAACTTGCCGACGCCAGATCGGCGCTGGAGGAACGGAAGGTCATCGAGCGCGCCAAGGGCATCCTGATGAAGATGCGTGGCCTTTCCGAAGAGGAGGCCTTTGCGCTTTTGCGGCAAACGGCGATGAACGAGAAAAAGAAAATTTCCGAGATCGCGCAAAGCGTGGTCACCGCGGCCGGTCTGTTGATGTGA
- a CDS encoding CmpA/NrtA family ABC transporter substrate-binding protein encodes MKKIFSGDVSRRTILKTTATAALVSAVRVAFPSGAFAATAEPEVKGAKIGFIALTDAAPLIIAAEKGLFAKHGMPDVEVLKQASWGATRDNLVLGGASNGIDGAHILTPMPYLMHTGKVTQNNVPVPMTILARLNLDSQGISVAKEYAETGVQLDASKLKAAFEKKKAEGKEIKAAMTFPGGTHDLWIRYWLAAGGIDPDKDVSTIVVPPPQMVANMKVGNMDVFCVGEPWNEQLVNQGIGFTACTTGELWKGHPEKALGMRADWVEKNPNATKALLMAVMEAQQWCDDMANKEEMSTILGKRQWFNVPPKDVLGRLKGNINYGNGRVLENTGLQMKFWQDHASYPFHSHDSWFIAENIRWGKFAPDTDVKALVEKVNREDIWRAAAKDLGVADLPASTSRGKETFFDGKVFDPENPSAYLESLSIKAAS; translated from the coding sequence ATGAAAAAGATATTCTCCGGCGATGTCAGCCGCCGCACGATACTGAAGACGACAGCCACCGCAGCCCTTGTCAGCGCCGTGCGCGTGGCCTTTCCATCCGGTGCTTTCGCAGCCACCGCTGAGCCTGAGGTGAAAGGCGCAAAAATCGGCTTTATCGCGCTCACCGATGCCGCGCCGCTGATAATCGCGGCCGAAAAGGGCCTGTTCGCCAAACACGGCATGCCTGATGTCGAGGTTCTGAAGCAAGCCTCGTGGGGCGCAACACGCGACAATCTCGTGCTCGGCGGCGCCTCGAATGGCATCGATGGCGCGCATATCCTGACGCCCATGCCCTATCTTATGCATACCGGCAAGGTGACCCAGAACAATGTGCCGGTGCCGATGACCATCCTCGCCCGCCTCAACCTCGACAGCCAGGGCATTTCCGTCGCCAAGGAATATGCCGAAACCGGCGTTCAGCTGGACGCCTCCAAGCTGAAGGCAGCTTTCGAGAAAAAGAAGGCGGAAGGCAAGGAAATCAAGGCCGCCATGACCTTCCCCGGCGGCACGCATGATCTGTGGATCCGCTACTGGCTCGCCGCCGGCGGTATCGATCCGGACAAGGACGTTTCCACCATCGTTGTCCCGCCGCCACAGATGGTTGCCAACATGAAGGTTGGCAATATGGACGTCTTTTGTGTGGGCGAACCGTGGAACGAGCAGCTCGTCAATCAGGGTATCGGTTTCACCGCCTGTACCACCGGAGAGCTCTGGAAAGGCCATCCGGAAAAGGCGCTCGGCATGCGCGCCGACTGGGTGGAAAAGAACCCCAACGCCACCAAGGCGCTGTTGATGGCTGTCATGGAAGCGCAGCAATGGTGCGATGACATGGCGAACAAGGAAGAAATGTCCACCATCCTCGGCAAACGCCAATGGTTCAATGTGCCGCCCAAGGATGTTCTCGGTCGTCTCAAGGGCAATATCAACTACGGCAACGGCCGCGTGCTGGAAAATACCGGCCTGCAGATGAAGTTCTGGCAGGACCACGCCTCCTATCCCTTCCACAGCCATGACAGCTGGTTCATCGCGGAAAACATCCGCTGGGGCAAATTTGCGCCCGATACCGATGTGAAGGCGCTGGTCGAGAAGGTCAACCGCGAGGATATCTGGCGTGCGGCGGCCAAGGATCTCGGCGTTGCCGATCTTCCCGCCTCCACCTCGCGCGGCAAGGAAACCTTCTTCGACGGCAAGGTCTTCGACCCGGAAAATCCGTCCGCCTATCTCGAAAGCCTGTCCATCAAGGCGGCCTCCTGA
- a CDS encoding LamB/YcsF family protein has protein sequence MAAIDLNSDLGESYGAWSMGDDEAMLAIVSSANIACGFHAGDPAGIYRTVKAAAEKGVVVGAHVSYPDRVGFGRRDLDATSEELIADVIYQIGALKGVAAAAGTTVRYVKPHGALYNRIANDAKQGQAVIDGIKAIDPSLVLMGLANAPILDLARKAGLSVVAEAFADRAYTPQGQLVSRREAGAVLHDAAKIADRMVRLAREGTLEAIDGSIIKIEAQSICVHGDSPGAVAIAQEIRRRFEAEGIDIRSFASNR, from the coding sequence ATGGCCGCTATCGATCTCAACAGCGATCTTGGCGAAAGTTACGGTGCGTGGAGCATGGGAGACGATGAGGCGATGCTCGCCATCGTTTCCAGCGCCAACATCGCCTGCGGATTTCACGCAGGCGACCCGGCCGGCATCTACCGCACCGTCAAGGCCGCCGCCGAAAAAGGCGTGGTCGTTGGCGCCCATGTCTCCTATCCGGACCGCGTCGGCTTTGGCCGCCGCGATCTGGACGCGACCTCGGAAGAGCTGATCGCCGATGTTATCTACCAGATCGGCGCGCTGAAAGGCGTCGCCGCCGCTGCCGGAACCACGGTGCGTTACGTCAAGCCGCACGGCGCGCTTTACAACCGCATCGCCAATGACGCGAAGCAGGGGCAGGCGGTAATCGACGGCATCAAGGCTATCGACCCTTCGCTGGTGCTGATGGGCCTCGCCAATGCACCTATCCTCGATCTCGCCCGCAAGGCGGGCCTTTCTGTTGTCGCCGAAGCTTTCGCAGATCGTGCATATACACCCCAGGGTCAGCTCGTTTCGCGCCGGGAAGCCGGTGCCGTTTTGCATGACGCGGCAAAGATTGCCGACCGTATGGTGCGGCTTGCCCGCGAAGGCACGCTGGAGGCGATCGATGGCAGCATCATAAAAATCGAGGCACAATCGATCTGCGTGCATGGCGACAGCCCCGGCGCAGTCGCCATCGCCCAGGAAATCCGTCGTCGGTTTGAAGCCGAAGGCATCGACATCCGCTCTTTCGCATCCAATCGCTGA
- a CDS encoding putative hydro-lyase, with translation MTIPTSYLNYTDADAARKARATYRDGLVAPTSGIAPGFTQANMIVLPRDWAFDFLLYAQRNPKPCPVLDVSDPGSPTTLLAPDADLRTDLPLYRIWRDGKLAEETADATAAWAERDDLVAFLIGCSFTFETPMVEAGIEIRHMTDKSNVPMYLTNRPCRPAGRLKGNMVVSMRPIPASRVADAATISGRFPAVHGAPVHVGAPEEIGITDLAKPDFGDAVRIEPGEVPVFWACGVTPQAAVMASGVPFAITHAPGHMFITDIPDTAYHA, from the coding sequence ATGACGATACCGACATCCTATCTCAACTACACGGACGCAGACGCCGCACGCAAGGCCCGCGCCACCTATCGCGATGGCCTTGTCGCCCCAACTTCCGGCATTGCACCCGGCTTCACGCAGGCGAACATGATCGTGCTGCCGCGCGACTGGGCCTTCGATTTCCTTCTTTATGCGCAGCGCAATCCAAAACCTTGCCCCGTGCTTGATGTCTCCGATCCCGGCTCGCCCACCACGCTTCTGGCACCCGACGCTGACCTGAGGACCGACCTGCCGCTCTACCGCATCTGGCGGGATGGCAAGCTTGCCGAGGAAACAGCCGACGCGACCGCCGCCTGGGCGGAGCGCGACGATCTCGTCGCATTTCTGATCGGCTGCAGCTTCACCTTCGAAACGCCGATGGTGGAAGCTGGCATCGAAATTCGCCACATGACCGACAAGAGCAATGTGCCAATGTATCTTACCAACCGGCCCTGCCGACCGGCCGGACGGCTGAAGGGCAATATGGTCGTTTCCATGCGACCAATCCCGGCATCGCGCGTGGCCGATGCGGCCACCATTTCCGGACGTTTTCCGGCGGTGCATGGCGCACCCGTGCATGTCGGCGCGCCGGAAGAGATTGGCATCACTGATTTGGCCAAACCTGATTTCGGCGATGCGGTTCGGATCGAACCGGGCGAAGTTCCGGTATTCTGGGCCTGCGGCGTGACCCCACAGGCCGCTGTGATGGCATCTGGTGTTCCCTTCGCCATCACCCATGCGCCGGGCCACATGTTCATCACCGATATTCCCGACACCGCCTATCACGCGTGA
- a CDS encoding CmpA/NrtA family ABC transporter substrate-binding protein, with protein sequence MAAPGKSAGSHSVGTGAPALVGSDRQKILRAGFIPLVDASVLIAAAEFGFAEREGLSLDLVKDVSWANVRDRLAFRQFDIAHMLSPMPVASMLGLGSNPSPTITPFSLGRGGNAITLSTRLFGRMKALTGLSETAGALENAKALKRVLDDMRTRGEAPPTLGMTYPFSSHNYEFRYWLAAGGIHPDHDVKLVVVPPPLTSDALAAGAIDGFCVGAPWNIVAAERGVGRIVAAKQDLWPSAPEKVIGMRPEWAESQQETVGRLLTALDAAARWCDLAENHDDLSKALADPRYIGAPEGIIRRVLAGEFSIDSHGNRRVIDKYFLFHSGHANYPRQSQALWIYSQMIRWGQAEFSQAGVEAALSAYRPDIYRAALGDANAPDDADIRIEGQEEDDRFVDGFMFDPADIVGYVNRFTVRTSAPFSPSSGEV encoded by the coding sequence ATGGCGGCACCGGGAAAATCAGCCGGATCACATAGCGTAGGGACTGGCGCACCAGCACTTGTGGGCAGTGACCGGCAGAAAATCCTGCGCGCCGGTTTTATTCCGCTTGTCGATGCCTCTGTTCTGATTGCGGCGGCTGAATTCGGTTTTGCCGAGCGCGAAGGCCTGTCGCTCGATCTCGTCAAGGATGTGTCCTGGGCGAATGTGCGCGACCGGCTGGCATTCCGGCAATTCGACATTGCCCATATGCTGTCGCCCATGCCCGTCGCCTCCATGCTGGGGCTTGGCTCCAACCCCTCACCGACGATCACGCCCTTTTCACTTGGACGTGGCGGCAATGCGATCACGCTTTCGACCCGGCTGTTTGGGCGGATGAAGGCATTGACAGGGCTGTCTGAAACGGCGGGAGCGCTCGAAAACGCCAAGGCTTTGAAGCGGGTACTCGATGATATGCGGACGCGCGGCGAAGCGCCGCCGACGCTTGGCATGACCTATCCGTTCTCATCGCATAATTACGAATTTCGCTATTGGCTCGCTGCCGGTGGTATTCACCCCGATCACGATGTCAAGCTGGTGGTCGTGCCGCCACCCTTGACGTCGGATGCGCTGGCGGCGGGCGCCATCGACGGGTTCTGCGTCGGCGCGCCGTGGAACATCGTCGCCGCCGAGCGCGGTGTCGGCCGCATCGTCGCCGCCAAGCAGGATTTGTGGCCGTCGGCGCCGGAAAAGGTGATCGGCATGCGGCCTGAATGGGCGGAAAGCCAGCAGGAAACGGTCGGCCGGCTGCTGACGGCGCTCGATGCAGCCGCACGCTGGTGCGACCTTGCGGAAAATCACGACGATCTGAGCAAGGCCCTTGCTGACCCTCGCTACATTGGCGCGCCTGAAGGCATCATCCGCCGGGTGCTTGCCGGTGAATTCAGCATCGACAGCCACGGCAACCGCCGGGTGATCGACAAATATTTCCTTTTCCACAGCGGCCATGCCAATTATCCCCGCCAGAGCCAGGCATTGTGGATTTACAGCCAGATGATCCGCTGGGGTCAGGCGGAATTTTCGCAAGCGGGTGTGGAAGCCGCACTTTCCGCCTACAGGCCGGATATTTATCGGGCGGCGCTGGGCGATGCGAATGCGCCTGATGATGCCGACATCCGCATCGAAGGGCAGGAAGAGGATGACCGTTTCGTGGACGGTTTCATGTTCGATCCCGCTGATATCGTAGGCTATGTGAACCGCTTTACCGTGCGCACATCCGCGCCGTTTTCCCCGTCCTCCGGAGAAGTGTGA